Below is a genomic region from Methanosphaera sp. ISO3-F5.
ATATCCAGATGGTCTTGTTGTAGAAGTGTCATCATGTCCCTTGTTGGTGTGGTACAGTATGTTGGTCCTTCGTATCCATAGTGGTATAAGTATGGTACAAATCCTGTGTGGTCAAGGTGGGCGTGGGTTACAATTACTGCATCTAGTGTGTTTAAATTGAATTCGGGTACATTTAGGTATGGGAATGCAGTTTTTTCATCTATTCCTGCTACGTTTACTCCACAATCAAGTATTACTTTACTGTTAGGTGTTTGTAGGAATAAACATGATCTTCCTACTTCTCTGAATCCACCTAGGGAAGTTAGTCGTACCCAGTCATTGTCAAATCTTGCTTCTCTGTGTATTTTCTTACCTAATTCTTGTAAAAATTCTTTTCGTTCTTTACTGTTTCTTTTCATTGTTAGTCTAATTCTTTGCACAGTTTCTGAAGCAACTGGTGGTGTTCTAAGTATTTTTGGTGCCCATCCTGTTTGTTTTACAATTTCACGTGAGGTTGTTCCATATTTTCCTATTACTAATCCAGGTTTTTTTGATTCTATTATTACTTCGTTTGTTACTTCATCAAAGGATATGTCTGTGATTTCTGCTTCTACAGGAACTATTTCTTCAATTTTAGTGATTGTTTCTTGTGGTTCGGTTAGAACTGATTTATCTGATCGGATTATTATTCTTTTTCTTATATCTTTTGCTAAATCTCTTATTAAACTTCCATTGTCTTTGATGATTTCAGGATTTTTTGTGTATATAACGATTTCTGGTCCTTCAAATTCAACTTTAGCAAGTTTAACTTTTTCAGGTAAACGTTCAATTATTCTCTCTTTGATTTCATCAATCATTGTGTTCATATAATTTCCTCGTTTATATTCTTTTTTAATCGTTGAAAGAATGATTTATGTTGTTAATTTTGTGAAATTTGAATTTATTATAATAAGTTTAACAATTTAGAAAAATTCTTTTCTTGAAATTGTATTCGTGTTTAATATTAATTCATTAATAAATAGTTTTAATTAATTATGAATCATTTATCCTATTTTTATTCCTATTATTAATTTGCTAATTTTGGAATTAAAAATAATATTATCTTCTTGACTTATAGTCGAACTAATATAAAATAGTTTAAAAATAACTATTAATTTTTATGTTTTAGGTTATATATAAAAGTATTTAATGTTTTAAAATTAGGGTGTTTTTTGAGGATATTTACATATCCTCTTTAATTTCTGCAATTTCTTCAGGGGTGTATATTTTCATTCCTTTCTCTGTGATGGTTGCTAAACGATAACTGTTTCCACTGTATACATCTCTTTCCATTGCTGAAGTTATTGCTTTTATTGCAACTTTTTTTCCTTCTTCAACTGTTAAATCTTCGTTGTATCTGTCTTCTAATACTCCGAATGCATATGGTGATCCAGAACCTGTTGATGTACATTTATCTTCCATGTAACTTCCACTTGGGTCTAAAGAGTATAATTTTGGACCATTTTGGTCTACTCCACCTATTATTGTTTGCACATAGTATGGTCCTGATTTTAGTATGTTACTTGTTAATACTGCTACTGCATCTATGGACATGTCTTTTTCGTTTCTTAATTTGTATAATGCTATTTCTGCTTTTATAACGTCCATTAATGATTGTGCATGTGATACTGTACCTGCTATTGTTGCTCCGATTTTATCATCTAATTGGAATAGTTTGTCTGCGCCTTTGTTTGCAACTAATCCACCCATGGTTGCTCTTGTTTCTGTTGCTATTACTACTCCATCTTTACAAACAAAGCCTACGGTAGTTGTTCCTTTAACATCTTTATCTGTTGGTTTCATTTTATTTTACCTCCAATTTATTTTTTTTTAAAATTATTAAATTATTATAAATTTTTGATTTTTTTATTTTATTTTTTTATAATTATATTATATGTTCTTCTATATTATATAACCTTTGGTAATTAAAATATTTTTTGATATAACATATTTTAGGTTTTCTATTAAAAAGTAATATGCTGACTCTTTAAGGCATCTAAAAAAAAATTATGGAAAATAATTCATATAACATGATTAAATACAAGGGAACAAAAGAGGATTATATAGAAAAAAGAGGAATTATCAAAATTAATTCATATGAAAAAGTATTGTGGTTGCTTAATGAATATTATTAATCTCCTTAATTAAATATAACTATTGATTTTTTCTTTTTCGGTTAGCCATATAATCACGGCCTTTTTTAATTCCATAACCTGCCATAGCACTACCAATAATGATATTAGTACCTGTTAACAATCCTTTTCCCTTCATTGCATTAGTACCAAAATTGAATAATCTGGAAATGAGATCATAATTATCTTTTATATCACTAGCTAAATTCGCTGCTTTTTTAACATTAACTTTTTTTTTCAGATTTATTATTAGTATTGTTTAGGATTTTATCATATTTTTTTCTTTTTTTATCATCTGATAAAACTATATATGCATCCTGTATTAGTTTATACATTTTCTGTGAACGATTTGATTTATTATTTTCTGGACTATATTTTTTAGATAATCTTTTATAAGCTTGTTTAATAGTTTTTTTATTTGCATTGGTATTAATTTTTAATATTTTATAATAATC
It encodes:
- the psmB gene encoding archaeal proteasome endopeptidase complex subunit beta translates to MKPTDKDVKGTTTVGFVCKDGVVIATETRATMGGLVANKGADKLFQLDDKIGATIAGTVSHAQSLMDVIKAEIALYKLRNEKDMSIDAVAVLTSNILKSGPYYVQTIIGGVDQNGPKLYSLDPSGSYMEDKCTSTGSGSPYAFGVLEDRYNEDLTVEEGKKVAIKAITSAMERDVYSGNSYRLATITEKGMKIYTPEEIAEIKEDM
- a CDS encoding DnaJ domain-containing protein, which produces MVKYVPDYYKILKINTNANKKTIKQAYKRLSKKYSPENNKSNRSQKMYKLIQDAYIVLSDDKKRKKYDKILNNTNNKSEKKS